From Bacillus pumilus, one genomic window encodes:
- a CDS encoding spore germination protein GerPB — MNFYINQAIQINYLRVESVSNSSVLQIGSAGSIKALSNLYNTGSYVEAAPAAAGTQGIEESQGAITTPFVPLQSPTT, encoded by the coding sequence TTGAACTTCTATATTAATCAAGCGATACAAATTAATTATTTGCGTGTAGAGTCTGTCAGTAACTCCTCTGTGCTGCAAATTGGGAGCGCTGGTTCAATTAAAGCTCTTTCTAATCTGTATAACACGGGCAGCTACGTAGAAGCAGCACCTGCCGCAGCAGGTACACAAGGAATTGAAGAATCCCAAGGCGCAATCACAACACCTTTTGTACCGCTTCAGTCACCAACAACTTAA
- a CDS encoding spore germination protein, with the protein MPAIVGAFKVNAVGTSGVVHVGDCITISPNSQVKTFAGAGSFNTGDQLRISNYKSVTNTYDSDVIDQPLVGNL; encoded by the coding sequence ATGCCGGCTATTGTTGGAGCCTTTAAAGTAAATGCCGTCGGAACGAGCGGAGTCGTTCATGTTGGAGACTGCATCACCATTTCTCCAAATAGTCAGGTTAAAACGTTTGCTGGCGCAGGCAGTTTTAACACTGGTGATCAATTGCGCATTAGCAACTATAAAAGTGTGACAAATACGTACGACAGTGATGTCATTGATCAACCGCTTGTTGGTAACTTGTAA